GCAATGGCGCTGGCTTCCGGCGTGCCGATCCAGATGGGCACATGGCGTTCACCGTGGATCTCGCGAAGGAGTACAAGGGGCTGGTTCGACGGCAGTTCGATCCGAACGCCTACGATCTCTACTTCGATCATCAGATGTCCATGCGTGAGATATGGTCCTGCACCAGGGCCCGGTGCAGTGTAAGGCAGAGGTCACTGATTTCGCGGGCAGCTTCCGCCGCCCGCGCCTGGGATGCCGAATCCCTGCGCGAAGCCAGCGGGGCAACCACACGTTCCACAAGTCCGAACTCGCGTTCAGCTGCTGCCTGGAACGGCCGGAGATGCCGCGGCTCCAGGCCATGGCTTTCCAACTGCACGCAGGCCCGGGCCACTTGAAGGGCATGCTCATCGAACTGGCCGTTGCTGTGGCTGATCAGCCCGAAGCTCAGCAAAGACTGGAGCAACGGGACGCTTGCCCCGGACTCGGTCCGGAGCTGCTCTTCGCTAAGCCTCCGCCCGCGGTTCTG
Above is a window of Arthrobacter pascens DNA encoding:
- the ftsR gene encoding transcriptional regulator FtsR, encoding MAQAERRGPQVLNIGEVLAQLSGDFPGMTASKIRFLEEKGLINPRRTPAGYRQYSDSDVERLRFVLALQRDQYLPLKVIKDYLDAIDRGERPENLPPGVVVSPRIVSDELAAELQNRGRRLSEEQLRTESGASVPLLQSLLSFGLISHSNGQFDEHALQVARACVQLESHGLEPRHLRPFQAAAEREFGLVERVVAPLASRRDSASQARAAEAAREISDLCLTLHRALVQDHISRMDI